The nucleotide sequence AGTTTGTACTTTTAAAATGATAGAATATCTGTAACATTTCATTGTGTGCAGCCACAGAAACAGGACTTAATATTTATGGCAAAAAAAAATAATAAAAAAGTTGTAAAATTCCACAGAACGTCTCATTTTAATATAGGCGTTGTTGTTTTTCTTATTATATTTGTATATATGGTTTACAATATTTTCCAGTATTTTACTGCAGGACAGGTGGCAGTTTATGAGGTAACTCAGGGAACCATTACCCAGAATCACACGTATACCGGCGTCATTCTGCGGGAAGAAAAAGTGTTTCAGGCGGAAAATTCCGGTTATATCAATTATTATAACAGAGATGCTGCGAAAGTCAGTGTAAATTCCTATGTGTATTCTGTGGATGAAACCGGAGATTTCTACAAAGAGATTACCAGTCAGAACGACGGACAGCTTTTTGCTGAAAAAGGCTCCTACGACGAACTGGAAAAAACAGCGTCCAACTATGTGCTGGATTATTCCAATGAAGATTTTTATAAGGTATATACCTTTCAGTATGATATGGAAGCAGAACTGATGGAAGCCATCAGTGCCAATGCGTTATCCAGTCTGGATCATTACCAGGAAGGGGCCTTGGGATTCCACATCCATCAGGCTGCGGAGCCCGGAATTGTGGTATACAATACGGATGGTCTGGAACATGTGACAACGGAAAATTTCACGAAAGATATTTTTGATGCTTCTGCCCATCAGAAAGAAAATCTGATTTCCAGAGAGCAGGTAACTGCCGGAGAGCCAGCTTATAAGATGATTACCAGCGAAATCTGGAACCTGGTGGTTCCGATAGAGAAGGAACTGGCCGATGATCTGGCAAAGGAGTCCAATATACAGGTGGAGTTTAAGAAGGACAATTCCACTGCCTGGGGGGCTTCCCGGATTTTAAATCAGGGCGATGACTGGTATCTGATACTGACCTTCCAGAATTCTGCCATTCGCTTTGCTGCGGACCGCTATCTGGATGTGAAGCTGCTGCTGTCAGATACCAATGGACTGAAAATACCAAACACAGCTCTGACGAAAAAAGATTTCTTTCTCATTCCCAAAGATTTTCTCACCAAAGGCGGAGATGACGGGAACAGCGGCGTTACGCGTCAGTATCAGGATGATAATGGCAAGATCATTATGGAATTTACAGAAGTTGCGATTGCAGAAGAAACAGAAAACAGATACTATATTGCAGCTTCCGCCCTGGAAAAGGGGGATATTCTGATAAAATCAGATTCCAGTGAGAAATTTACCCTGTCAGAAACAGAGTCTCTGCCAGGAGTCTTTAATATTAACAGAGGTTATGCGGTATTTCGTAAAGTGGAAATCCTGTTTCAGAATCAGGAATATACCATTGTAGATACAGGAACCAGTTATGGAATTTCCCTTTACGATCACATAGCGCTGGAAGCCTCAGCCATCAGAGAAAATGAGATTATACGGTAAGCTGCCGCAGGAGGATATATGGTATGGTAAAAGAGAATTTATTACAGGTACAGGAAAATATCAGAAAAGCATGTGAGAAGTCCGGCAGAAGTCCGGAGGAAGTTACCCTGATTGCAGTCAGCAAGACAAAGCCTGTTCCCATGCTGGAGGAAGCCTATGAAGCCGGAAGCCGGGAATTCGGAGAAAATAAAGTGCAGGAGATTATGGACAAATATCCGGTTCTGCCTTCTGACATTCACTGGCATATGATTGGACACCTCCAGAGAAACAAGGTAAAATATATTGTGGACAAGGTATGTCTGATTCATTCTGTGGATTCCCTGCGTCTGGCAGAGGAAATCAGCGCACAGGCAGAAAAGAAGCAGGTGGAAGTGGATATTCTGGTGGAAGTTAATATTGCCCAGGAGGAAAGCAAGTTTGGAATTTCCAGAGAAGAAGCCTTCCGGCTTGTGGAAGAAATTGCCAGACTTCCTCATATCCACATCAAAGGCCTTATGACAATTGCTCCCTTTGTGGAGAATCCGGAAGACAATCGGGAATATTTTCATCAAATCCGGCAATTATCTGTTGACATAATGCGGAAAAACATTGATAATGTAAGTATGTCTGTGCTTTCTATGGGCATGACAGGTGACTACATGGTAGCCATAGAAGAAGGGGCCACCATGGTTCGTGTTGGAACAGGTATTTTTGGCGAGCGGAATTATCCGAAAACCTGTGAAACTGATTAAAGGGAGACTATTATGGGAATGCTGGATAAATTTTTAGATGTTATGAGATTGAATTCAGACGACGATGATTTTTACGATGACGATTACTATGATGACGATTATGAAGAAGAAAAGCCTAAACGGAAGAGCTTTCTGAAGGAAAAAGATACGGAAGATGAGGAAGATGATTTTGAAGAAAAACGTCCGCGTCCGGTAAAAACGCCGAAGGTAACGCCTATGCGCCCTTCCAAAAGGCAGGCAAACGGCATGGAAGTATGCGTCATCAAGCCCACCACAGTAGAAGATGCACGGGAAATTACAGAGACCTTGCTGCTGAACAGAACCGTTGTATTGAATGTGGAAGGGCTGGATGTGGATATTGCCCAGCGTATTATTGATTTCACTTCCGGTTCCTGTTTTGCCATCAGCGGAAATCTCCAGAAAATTTCCAATTACATATTTATCATTACGCCGCCCAATGTGGATATTTCCGGTGATTTTGCCAATATTATGGATGCCTTTGACGTACCTGCCATCCAGAGGGATTTTTAGAAAATGGCAGAGATGACAAGGGACGAAAAATTACTGGCGAAACGTTTTATTGATTTATCCAGACAGGCACAGCAGAAAAACATCGTTGTATTCAGTGAATTTTTAAACTTAAACGAATTGAATATTTTCCGCCGCCAGGGTCCTGAACTCTGCTGCGACTTTGCATTGTCCGGCGGATATGAATTAAGTGAGCGTCAGATGATTGCATTTATACCTGATGCTCTTTGTTATACCTGGAATTTTCCCATATCCTGTTTGAAAATCACACCAGTAAATAAAAAATTTGCTGAAGAATTAAGTCATCGGGATGTACTTGGAAGTCTGATGAATCTTGGACTTGAGCGTTCCAGACTGGGGGACATTCTGGTGGATGAGCAGGAGATTTACGTGTTCTGCCATGAAAAGAATGCAGCGTATATTATGGAAGAACTTACCCGGATACGCCATACCACGGTCTGTACGGAACGGACGGAACCTGGGGAAATTTCTCCGGAGCCGAAAAAAGAAGCCGGAGAGGGAATCATAACTTCCAATCGTCTGGACAGCGTAATTGCCTGTCTCTGCAGAATATCCCGTTCTCAGGCAAGCCAGTGGATTCGCAGCGGCCGGGTGTTTATCAATAACAGGGAAATCCTTCAGATTACTTATGAATGCAGGGAACAGGATTTGATTTCCGTGCGTTCTATGGGGAGATTCCGATTTCTGGGCTGCCGGGGAGAGACACGGAAAGGACGCATGAAAATACAGTATGAAAAATATATTTAGATTGAGGAATGATTATGGGAAAAACAATAACAGTCTCTTATGAAGGAAAACCATGTTACAATATTGAAATTCAGCCGGATTTCCGTCTGCTTCCGGAACAGTTAAAAGGACTTGGATACGGCAGGAACCGGGCATGTATTATTACCGAATCCAATGTGGCAGGCTGGTACCTGGAGGAAGTGAAATCACTTCTGGAGCCGGTTTTTTCCTGCTGTACTTCCTTTGTATTTGAAGCGGGAGAGGCCAGTAAAAACACAGATACGGTAGGAGCGATTTATCACCATCTGATTCAGAATGCCTTTGACCGGAAAGACGTTTTAATTGCCCTGGGCGGGGGAGTGGTGGGGGATATGGCCGGATTTGCGGCAGCCACTTATCTGCGAGGTATTGATTTTGTGCAGGTTCCCACTTCTCTGCTGGCCCAGACGGACAGCAGCATTGGCGGAAAAACGGGCGTGGATTTTCAGCAGTATAAAAATATGGTAGGGGCTTTTTACATGCCCCGGCTGGTCTATATGAACATCTCCACTCTGAAAACACTGCCCGAACGTCAGTTTATTGCCGGAATGGCTGAAATAATCAAACACGGATTTATCAAAGACAGCAATTATACGGAGTTTATCCGCAGCCGCAGCCAGGAAATCCGAATGCAGGATTATCCTGTTATGGAGGAAATGATTTACAGGAGCTGCCGGATTAAAGGGGATGTGGTGGAGCGGGATCCAAAAGAACAGGGAGAACGCGCACTTTTAAATTTCGGTCACACCATTGGCCATGCCATCGAAAAATTGTCTGACTTTTCCTTATGCCATGGAGAATGCGTGGCCCTTGGCATGGTAAGCGCCGGTTATATTTCCTGTCGGAAAGGCACAGTTTCACCGGGGCAGTTTGAGGAATTAAAAGCCATTCTGCAAAATTACGGACTTCCCGTATCCCTTTCCGATTTTTCTCACAGTCCGGAAGAGATTCTTGCAGCCACAAAACTGGATAAAAAAATGGAATCCGGAAAAATAAAATTTATTCTGCTGAAAACACTGGGAGAATCTTATATTACAAAGGATTTGACGGATTCTGAGATTTTAGAAGGGATAAGATATATTTTATGAATGCGAAAAAGCGAAAAAGCTGTATCCTCTATGCAGTCAGCACTGTGTTGCTGCTGATGCTGGACCAGGTAACCAAATATCTGGCGGTCATCCATTTAAAGGACGGCAGTTCCTTTGTCCTGATTCCGGACGTATTTCAGCTTCACTACCTGGAGAACCGGGGTGCGGCATTTGGCCTGATGCAGGGTCAGAAGCCGTGGTTTGTAATCAGTACGCTGCTTATGCTTATGCTGATGGTTCTGGTATATTTCCGGATTCCCATGGATAAAAAGTATCGCTGGCTCCGGTTTATTCTGGTTCTTCTGACAGCGGGGGCTCTGGGAAACCTGGTGGATCGGCTGCGTCTGAATTATGTGATAGATTTCTTTTATTTTGAGCTGATAAACTTTCCTATTTTCAATGTGGCTGACATTTATGTTACGGTGGGAATGGGACTTTTGCTGATACTGGTTCTTTTCTATTATAAAGAAGAAGAACTGGAAATGCTCTGGCCTTTCCGCAGGAAGAAAGATAAGTCAGAAGAAGGGCAGCAGTAACAGGAGGCAAAATAATGGAGGATTTTTTTCCTGAAAACGCGGAGAAATTTGAGGTGAATCCGGAACAGACCGGAGAACGTCTGGATAAATTTCTGTCCGAAGTCTGCAAAGATTCCTCACGCTCTTTTCTTCAGAAACTGATAAAAGAAGGTCAGGTGCTTGTAAACAGGGAACCCCAGAAAGCCAGTTACCGGGTAACGGAGCAGGATGTGGTTCACCTTACCATTCCTCCGGCCCAGGAACCGGAACTTCTTCCGGAGCCCATTCCCCTGGACGTCCTCTATGAGGATGATGACCTTCTGGTGGTAAATAAACCAAAAGGGATGGTAGTACATCCTTCAGCAGGCCATGATTCCGGCACTCTGGTGAACGCAGTGATGTATCACTGCAGAGACAGCCTTTCTGGTATCAATGGCCATATCCGGCCCGGTATTGTACATCGGATTGATATGGATACCACTGGAGCTCTGATTGTCTGTAAAAATGACAATGCCCATATCAGAATTGCAGAACAGATTAAGGAGCATTCCGTGACAAGGCGTTACCTTGGAATTGTGAAGGGGATTGTGAAACAGGATACAGGAACCATTGAAACTACGGTTGGACGCCATCCGATTGAGCGTAAAAAGATGGCAGTGAACGTGGTGAATGGCAGGAGAGCAGTGACTCATTACAGAGTTCTCCAGCGGTTTTCCAGACACACGTATATGGAATTTGAACTGGAAACAGGGCGTACCCATCAGATTCGTGTCCATATGGCCAGCATGGGCCATCCCCTTCTGGGAGACAGTCTCTATGGAAATGGGAAGAATCCCTGGCATCTGCAGGGGCAGACATTACATGCGGCAGTCACAGGATTTATTCACCCCACTACCGGGGCATATCTTGAAATAGCAGCTCCGCTGCCGGAATATTTCAGGCAGCTCCTTCAGAAGAACCAGCTCTGAAACCGTATATACATTTTGCCGGGATTGTGATATAATATGCCTTGAAGAGGGACCCATCGTTTGCCTTGAGGAGGGACCCATCGTTTGCCTTGAGGAGGGACCCATCGGAGATGGGAGGAGACCTGAAGGCAGATGGGAGGAGACCTGAAGGCAGATGGGAGGAGACCTGAAGGCTGAACAGGAAGGAATCCTGAAGGCTTCGAAAAAATGACATATTGGACTGATGACAGAACAAATGGAAAGGTGGTATATGTATGGAACAATTTGTAATTACAATTGGACGGGAGTTTGGCAGCGGCGGTCTGGATGTGGGACGGATGCTCTCGGATAAATTAAATGTAAAATGCTATGACAAGGAATTACTTTCCATGGCTGCAAAAGAAAGCGGATTATGTCAGGAAATTTTTGAAAATCACGATGAAAAGCCCACCAGCAGTTTCCTCTATTCACTGGTTATGGATACTTATTCTGTCAGCGGGTACACATCTGCGCCTTTTCTGGATATGCCCCTGAATCATAAAGTTTTTCTGGCGCAGTTTGATGCGATTAAGAATCTTGCCAGAAAGGAGTCCTGCATTATTGTAGGCCGCTGTGCAGATTATGCACTGGCAGAACATCCCAATTGTATCAATGTCTTTATCCATGCGGATATGGAATTCCGTATTGACCATATTATGAAGACTTTCGACCTTTCAAGAGAAAAGGCTACGGACATGATACATAAAACAGATAAGAAACGCGCAAGCTATTATAACTATTATTCCAGCAAAAAATGGGGAGATTCCAGAAGCTATCATCTGACTCTGGACAGCAGCCAGCTTGGACTTCAGGGCTGCGGAGAGATGATTCTGAACTATATGGATATACGGAAAAAATATAAAATTCAATCATCTTCCTGAAAGATACTTCCGGAGAATTTCCCTGCAAGTTTGCGGCGTTCATCGTCAATGGCCGCGTAGTGCTGGCGTGTGGTTTCAACACTTTTATGGCCCAGTGCATCGGCTACCAGATAAATGTCGCCTGTTTCTTTATAAAGATTCGTCCCATAGGTGCTGCGCAGCTTGTGGGGCGTAATTTTTTTGCTGATTTTAGCTGCGTCCGTATATTTCTTTACCAGTTTTTCTACGGCACGGGTAGTCAGCCTGCTGTATTTCAGGGAGAGAAACAGTGCGTTTTCATGTTCCGGCAATGCTTTTTCCGCCAGAATGGGGCGTTCCAGCTCCAGATAATCCAACAATGCATTGCTTACTTCTTCGCCGAAGTAAACCATGGATTCATTCCCTCCTTTTCGTACCACCCGCATACCATAATGTTTAAAACTTACATCATTGACGTCCAGTCCCACACATTCCGATACACGAATACCTGTTCCGAGCAGCAGAGTCAGAATAGCAATATCCCGGTATTTTGTTTTCTGATGGGAGGCGAGCTGCCTGGCAGTAAGAGAACTTCCGTGTTCCACTGCGGAAATCAGTTCCGCAACTTCGTCTTTATCGAGACGGATAATATTTTCTTTATGCTTTTTCGGTGTTTCTATCATGGAAGGTGCGTTTGTCTTAATAAATTCCTTTTTAAAATAATAGTTATACATGGTACGGATAGCGGAGAGCTTACGGGATTTTCCTTTTTCTCCGTTGGTAACAGCCTGCCCGTCTCTTTTTTCATAATAAGACAGGTATGCCAGGTATTCCTCAATATCCACCGGGGTCATTTCATCCAGTACGGATATGGGGATATCGTGCATGGGCATTCTGGCATATACGGGATTATTTTCCTGTATAAATTCAAAAAAAATACGAATATCATATCCATAGGATAATCTGGTTCTGGATGCTGTATTTCTGGTATCCAGATATCGGAAAAAATCTCCGCAGAATTTTGGAAGTTCTTTTAATAATCCCTGAAGTTTGCGCTTATTTTCCAGATTAATTTTTTCCACGTAATCCATGAAAAATCCTTTCTTTTATATTATTAACAGTTTACAGAATTCGGTCCCGGCAAATGTTCTATCTGTAAAAAATCAGGAGCCGCTGCAAACAGGGAACGATGTATTGGTTGTCTGAAATGTTCCATATATCAGTTCGTAAAATCAACATTTCGCGAACTGATATATCAGGAAGCGCTGTGTACTATTTCTTCTGAATCCAGCAGAATGGTAAAGGGTCCGTCGTTCAATAAAGAAATTTTCATGTCAGCTCCGAAAACTCCGGTTTCCACTACCGAAATCTGTTTTCTGCATTCAGATATAATGTATTCATATAATTCTCTGGCCAGTTCCGGATGACCGGCTTTGGTAAAGGAAGGCCGATTGCCTTTTTTGCAGTCAGCATATAATGTAAATTGCGAAATCAGCAATAATTCACCGGATATATCCTGAAGAGACAGATTTGTCTTTCCCTGTTCATCGCTGAAAATCCGCATACCAGTCAGTTTCCGAATCATCTTATCTGCAATTTCACGGGTATCCTGATGGCTGATTCCGATAAATACCAGAAATCCGTTTCCAATTTTCCCGATGGTTTCCTGTTCAACTGTTACCTGAGCTTCTGTGACGCGTTGAATGATAAATCGCATATTAATTGCCTCCATTACAGCTTTGTGTACGCTATTCACTATTATAGCTCTGTGAAAAGGAAAATACAAGAAATAGTTACGGGATATAATATGGTACAAGCAGAAATTTTCCCGCATGAATCTCATCGCTGCCAAGGCCGTTTAGAGATTTAATATCTCTTACATATTCCTGAATACTGTCATAGTCATCTGTCATATATTCCGAGGCAATGCTCCAGAGACTGTCGCCGGACTTTATTTCAATGCTTGTGTAGGACTTGAAGCCTGTGTCTGTTTCTGCTGCTTTCGGGCTTTTTCCCTGGAACAGAAGAATTCCTGCAAAAATACAGCAGACAAGAGAAATTCCTGCAGTAAGAAGAATCTTCTTATTTCTGTGCTGCCGGATTTTTATATACTGAAAAACCCTTTCTGATAAGGCCATACCTGTTCTGCTGTATTTCATAATTTCTTCCCTCCAATCCGAACACATATTCCGAACATTTGTTTATACAGATTATAAATGAAGAACATATATTTGTCAAGAAAATTCAAGAACAGATTTTCGGAATATGTGTTTGCATTTCGGAGAAATCTGTGTTAAGATAAAAACAGTTAAAGTTTGGGAGGTACGATTATGGCATATGGAAAAATAAGTGAAAAACAGAAGGAAATTCTGGAATACATTAAGAGCGAAATTCTGAACAGGGGCTATCCCCCTGCAGTGCGTGACATTTGCGAAGCTGTTCATCTGAAGTCCACGTCTTCTGTTCATTCTCATCTGGAAACACTGGAGAAGAATGGTTATATCCGGAGAGATCCCACCAAGCCAAGAGCAATTGAAATTATAGACGACACCTTTAATCTGGTGCGGCGTGAAGTGGTAAATGTTCCCCTTCTGGGACGTGTTGCTGCCGGACAGCCGCTGCTGGCGGTGGAGAATATTGAAGCCTATTTTCCCGTACCTTCGGAATATATGCCCAATGAAGAGAGTTTTATGCTGCGTGTAAAGGGAGAAAGCATGATAAATGCAGGAATTTTTGACGGGGATAATATTCTGGTGCGGCGTCAGTCCACTGCCTCCAATGGCGATATGGTAGTTGCACTGGTGGATGATTCTGCCACAGTGAAGACATTTTATAAAGAAGATGGCTATTACCGCCTTCAGCCGGAGAACGACTCCATGGAGCCTATTATTGTAGAAGAATGTTCTATCCTTGGGAAAGTGTTTGGGGTATTTCGTTTTTTTGAATAGTAGTGACATCTTCCATTCGCACGAGTGTGTATAATGGTTTTATCTTATAAGAAGATACTTTCACGCTTTAGTGTGACACGGTATTTCCTATAAGATAAAAAAGCGGACAGGTCCGCTTCAACTCCCTGAATCCCTCATTCTTGAGGGACCTGGGCGCTTTGTCGCGCACGAGCGGATTGCCTGGCAATAAATTTCCTCTCCGCGAGCTGCGCATCCTGCCCGGAAGGCTTTTCTCTTATAGGAAATCTATATACTTTAGCATTTCACAGTGACACGGTATTTCCTATAAGATAAAAAAGCCGCTGTAAAATGCTGCTGTATACGGATTATGGTATCCGGGTTTTTCCATATCTTGTATATAAACTGCATTTTACAACGACCCCTGAATCTGTTGTTTTATAAATCTTCCACTGCTATTTTTTTACCGTCTGTCCAGATTCGTTCCAGATCATAAAACAGACGGTCTTCTTTGGAAAATATGTGGACAATAATATCGCGGTAATCCATGAGAACCCAGCTTGAGCTGCGGTTGCCTTCAATCTGTTTCGGCGTATGTCCGGCTTTGCCCAGTTCTTCTTCTACTGCATCCACCATTGCCTGAATCTGGTTGACATTTCCTCCGGTTGCGATTACAAAGTAATCAGCCAGCGGAGAAATTTCACTGATATCAATTACACGTACTTCTTCTGCCTTTTTTTCACTTAATGCATGGCAGGCAGCTCTTGCCATTTCACGGGAAATATCCATTATATGTCCTCCTGTTTTGCCTGATTTTTAAAATACTGGTAAGATTCCATGGTCATGGGATCAAGTTCACCGCCTTTTCTCTTCAGATAATCCAGTGTATCTGAAAGGATTTTCAGCATGGTACGGTCCAGATCTTCAAAGGCCATCTTCCGTACCTCTTCCAGGTCAGGTGCTTTATCCCGGTTCGGTTCAATATAATCTGCAATATAGATAATTTTATCCAGCGTGTTCATATTCGGTGCTCCTGTCGTATGCACCTGAATGGCATGAAGAATGTCCTCATCGTCTGTTTCATAATATTTCTGTGCGAAAAATGCTCCCAGTTTTGCATGAAGCAGAAAGGGGCTTCGTTCCTCTGAAGGGGAAATGGGAATATCATATTTTTTGCACAGTTTAAATTTATCCCGGCTGGAAACGCATTTCGCACAGTCATGCAACAGCCCTGCATACATGGCCTGTTCCAGATTTGCATGGTGTGCCATTGCCAGTGCCGCGGCCGTGTACATGACACCAAGGGTGTGGGTATATCGTTCCTTATCCAGTTCCTTTTTCAGTTTCTTCTCTATCTCCGTTCGTTTCAATCTCTGCTTCCTCCCCTTCATATAAATGATGTTCTCTGATATAAGATTCTACTGTTCCGGGAACAAGATACCGTATGGTCCGTCCATACCGCAGCCTGTTACGAATATCCTGAGAAGATACTTCCAGACTGGGGGTATCCAGCGGAAAAAATCTGTCCTGGTATTTTTCATTCAGGTAAGCAATCTGCTGGAAAAATCGTTCTTCCTGTCTGTGTTTGCGGCAGGCAGCCAGAATACGGCAGCTTTTCAGAATTTCTTCCGGTTTCCGCCAAAGTTCAAAATCAAAGAGTGAATCTGCGCCCAGAATAAAAAACAATTCTGCATTTGTATAATTTTCTTTTAATTTCTGCATGGTAATATAAGTGTAACTGGTTTTCCGGGACTCCACTTCCATCTTATTCAGGGAAAATACGGGGTTGTCGGCAATGGCCAGAGCAACCATACGACAGCGGTGGATGGAATCGGTCACATACTGCTCCTGCTTGTGGGGAGAATGACCTGTGGGCAGAAATAATACTTTGTCAAGCCGGAACTGTTCTCTGGCATTTTCTGCAATCATCAGGTGCCCGTAATGAATGGGATCAAAGGTTCCTCCCATAATCCCTATTCTTTGTACTTTGTTTTTTTTCATATTGCACCCC is from Lachnospiraceae bacterium JLR.KK002 and encodes:
- the rsfS gene encoding ribosome silencing factor, which translates into the protein MDISREMARAACHALSEKKAEEVRVIDISEISPLADYFVIATGGNVNQIQAMVDAVEEELGKAGHTPKQIEGNRSSSWVLMDYRDIIVHIFSKEDRLFYDLERIWTDGKKIAVEDL
- the lspA gene encoding signal peptidase II, coding for MNAKKRKSCILYAVSTVLLLMLDQVTKYLAVIHLKDGSSFVLIPDVFQLHYLENRGAAFGLMQGQKPWFVISTLLMLMLMVLVYFRIPMDKKYRWLRFILVLLTAGALGNLVDRLRLNYVIDFFYFELINFPIFNVADIYVTVGMGLLLILVLFYYKEEELEMLWPFRRKKDKSEEGQQ
- the aroB gene encoding 3-dehydroquinate synthase, whose amino-acid sequence is MGKTITVSYEGKPCYNIEIQPDFRLLPEQLKGLGYGRNRACIITESNVAGWYLEEVKSLLEPVFSCCTSFVFEAGEASKNTDTVGAIYHHLIQNAFDRKDVLIALGGGVVGDMAGFAAATYLRGIDFVQVPTSLLAQTDSSIGGKTGVDFQQYKNMVGAFYMPRLVYMNISTLKTLPERQFIAGMAEIIKHGFIKDSNYTEFIRSRSQEIRMQDYPVMEEMIYRSCRIKGDVVERDPKEQGERALLNFGHTIGHAIEKLSDFSLCHGECVALGMVSAGYISCRKGTVSPGQFEELKAILQNYGLPVSLSDFSHSPEEILAATKLDKKMESGKIKFILLKTLGESYITKDLTDSEILEGIRYIL
- a CDS encoding tyrosine-type recombinase/integrase, translated to MDYVEKINLENKRKLQGLLKELPKFCGDFFRYLDTRNTASRTRLSYGYDIRIFFEFIQENNPVYARMPMHDIPISVLDEMTPVDIEEYLAYLSYYEKRDGQAVTNGEKGKSRKLSAIRTMYNYYFKKEFIKTNAPSMIETPKKHKENIIRLDKDEVAELISAVEHGSSLTARQLASHQKTKYRDIAILTLLLGTGIRVSECVGLDVNDVSFKHYGMRVVRKGGNESMVYFGEEVSNALLDYLELERPILAEKALPEHENALFLSLKYSRLTTRAVEKLVKKYTDAAKISKKITPHKLRSTYGTNLYKETGDIYLVADALGHKSVETTRQHYAAIDDERRKLAGKFSGSIFQEDD
- a CDS encoding cell division protein SepF, with translation MGMLDKFLDVMRLNSDDDDFYDDDYYDDDYEEEKPKRKSFLKEKDTEDEEDDFEEKRPRPVKTPKVTPMRPSKRQANGMEVCVIKPTTVEDAREITETLLLNRTVVLNVEGLDVDIAQRIIDFTSGSCFAISGNLQKISNYIFIITPPNVDISGDFANIMDAFDVPAIQRDF
- a CDS encoding YlmH/Sll1252 family protein, which encodes MAEMTRDEKLLAKRFIDLSRQAQQKNIVVFSEFLNLNELNIFRRQGPELCCDFALSGGYELSERQMIAFIPDALCYTWNFPISCLKITPVNKKFAEELSHRDVLGSLMNLGLERSRLGDILVDEQEIYVFCHEKNAAYIMEELTRIRHTTVCTERTEPGEISPEPKKEAGEGIITSNRLDSVIACLCRISRSQASQWIRSGRVFINNREILQITYECREQDLISVRSMGRFRFLGCRGETRKGRMKIQYEKYI
- a CDS encoding LysM peptidoglycan-binding domain-containing protein produces the protein MKYSRTGMALSERVFQYIKIRQHRNKKILLTAGISLVCCIFAGILLFQGKSPKAAETDTGFKSYTSIEIKSGDSLWSIASEYMTDDYDSIQEYVRDIKSLNGLGSDEIHAGKFLLVPYYIP
- the dtd gene encoding D-aminoacyl-tRNA deacylase → MRFIIQRVTEAQVTVEQETIGKIGNGFLVFIGISHQDTREIADKMIRKLTGMRIFSDEQGKTNLSLQDISGELLLISQFTLYADCKKGNRPSFTKAGHPELARELYEYIISECRKQISVVETGVFGADMKISLLNDGPFTILLDSEEIVHSAS
- the lexA gene encoding transcriptional repressor LexA; its protein translation is MAYGKISEKQKEILEYIKSEILNRGYPPAVRDICEAVHLKSTSSVHSHLETLEKNGYIRRDPTKPRAIEIIDDTFNLVRREVVNVPLLGRVAAGQPLLAVENIEAYFPVPSEYMPNEESFMLRVKGESMINAGIFDGDNILVRRQSTASNGDMVVALVDDSATVKTFYKEDGYYRLQPENDSMEPIIVEECSILGKVFGVFRFFE
- a CDS encoding cytidylate kinase-like family protein, whose product is MEQFVITIGREFGSGGLDVGRMLSDKLNVKCYDKELLSMAAKESGLCQEIFENHDEKPTSSFLYSLVMDTYSVSGYTSAPFLDMPLNHKVFLAQFDAIKNLARKESCIIVGRCADYALAEHPNCINVFIHADMEFRIDHIMKTFDLSREKATDMIHKTDKKRASYYNYYSSKKWGDSRSYHLTLDSSQLGLQGCGEMILNYMDIRKKYKIQSSS
- a CDS encoding RluA family pseudouridine synthase, yielding MEDFFPENAEKFEVNPEQTGERLDKFLSEVCKDSSRSFLQKLIKEGQVLVNREPQKASYRVTEQDVVHLTIPPAQEPELLPEPIPLDVLYEDDDLLVVNKPKGMVVHPSAGHDSGTLVNAVMYHCRDSLSGINGHIRPGIVHRIDMDTTGALIVCKNDNAHIRIAEQIKEHSVTRRYLGIVKGIVKQDTGTIETTVGRHPIERKKMAVNVVNGRRAVTHYRVLQRFSRHTYMEFELETGRTHQIRVHMASMGHPLLGDSLYGNGKNPWHLQGQTLHAAVTGFIHPTTGAYLEIAAPLPEYFRQLLQKNQL
- a CDS encoding HlyD family efflux transporter periplasmic adaptor subunit, which codes for MAKKNNKKVVKFHRTSHFNIGVVVFLIIFVYMVYNIFQYFTAGQVAVYEVTQGTITQNHTYTGVILREEKVFQAENSGYINYYNRDAAKVSVNSYVYSVDETGDFYKEITSQNDGQLFAEKGSYDELEKTASNYVLDYSNEDFYKVYTFQYDMEAELMEAISANALSSLDHYQEGALGFHIHQAAEPGIVVYNTDGLEHVTTENFTKDIFDASAHQKENLISREQVTAGEPAYKMITSEIWNLVVPIEKELADDLAKESNIQVEFKKDNSTAWGASRILNQGDDWYLILTFQNSAIRFAADRYLDVKLLLSDTNGLKIPNTALTKKDFFLIPKDFLTKGGDDGNSGVTRQYQDDNGKIIMEFTEVAIAEETENRYYIAASALEKGDILIKSDSSEKFTLSETESLPGVFNINRGYAVFRKVEILFQNQEYTIVDTGTSYGISLYDHIALEASAIRENEIIR
- a CDS encoding YggS family pyridoxal phosphate-dependent enzyme: MVKENLLQVQENIRKACEKSGRSPEEVTLIAVSKTKPVPMLEEAYEAGSREFGENKVQEIMDKYPVLPSDIHWHMIGHLQRNKVKYIVDKVCLIHSVDSLRLAEEISAQAEKKQVEVDILVEVNIAQEESKFGISREEAFRLVEEIARLPHIHIKGLMTIAPFVENPEDNREYFHQIRQLSVDIMRKNIDNVSMSVLSMGMTGDYMVAIEEGATMVRVGTGIFGERNYPKTCETD